In Pseudomonas sp. PDNC002, the DNA window GGAGCTGTAGATCAGCGGGATGGCGGCATCGACATCATCGGGGCGGGCGCGGCGGAAGGTCAGCGGCATGCAGGCGACTCCTGGGTGGGAGTCGAGAATCTAGCACCATGGTTCCAGAAAGTGCAGCGCTCAGCCTTGCGTTTCGAGCCACTTCAACGCGCCGGCCCCGGCCGCGCGGCCGCTGGCAAAGCAGGCAGTGAGCAGGTAACCGCCGGTGGGCGCTTCCCAGTCGAGCATTTCGCCGGCGCAAAACACGCCCGGTAGCGCCTTGAGCATCAGGTGTTCGTCCAGCGCCTCGAAGGTCACACCACCGGCGCTGCTGATGGCTTCGTCCAGCGGGCGCGCACGCACTGCGGTCAGCGGCAATGCCTTGATCAGTTGGGCGAGTCGTTGCGGGTTGGCGTAGTCGGCGGCTGTGGACAACTCGCGCAAGAGCCCGGCACGCACGCCGTCCAGGCCCAGCCGGCCGCGCAGATGATTGGCCATGGACTTGGAGCCGCGCGGCTGCGCCACGGCCTTGGCGACCTGCTCCAGGCTGCGGTTGGGCAGCAGGTCGAGATACACCGTGGCGCTGCCGGTCTGCTCGATCTGCTCGCGGATACCGGCGGACAGCGCGTAAACCAGGCTGCCTTCGATACCGCCGGCGGTGACCACGAACTCGCCCTGGCGCGGCGTGCTATCGGCCAGCGAGAGCGCCACTGGCTTGACCGGCGCGCCGGCGAACTTGTCGCGGAAGAATTCGCTCCAGCCTTCCACCTCGAAGCCGCAGTTGGCCGGGCGCAGCGGCGCGATATCCACAGCGCGCTCGCGCAACAGCGGCACCCAGGCGCCATCGGAGCCCAGACGCTGCCAACTGCCGCCGCCCAGGGCGAGCACGGTCGTGTCCGCGTTGACGACGCGTTGGCCGTCCGGGCCGTCGATCAGCAGGGCGCCGTCGGCGGCCCAGCCCAGCCAGCGATGGCGGGTATGGATGACCACGCCGGTATCGCGCAGGCGCTTGAGCCAGGCACGCAGCAACGGCGCGGCTTTCATGTCGCGGGGGAAGACGCGTCCGGAGGTGCCGACGAAGGTCTCGATGCCCAGGCCGTGGATCCACTGGCAGAGGGCCTCGTTGTCGAAGGCGTCGATCAGCGGCGCGAGTGTCTGCGCGCGCTGGCCGTAGCGCGAGAGGAAGGGCTCGCGGGCCTCCGAATGGGTGATGTTCATACCGCCTACGCCGGCCAGCAGGAACTTGCGCCCCACCGATGGCATGGCATCGAACAGTTCCACCCGTACGCCAGCGCCCGCCATGACTTCGGCGGCCATCAGGCCGGCAGGGCCGCCGCCGATGACAATGGCGGTACGGGAAGCGAGCGCGGAATTGTGGGTCATGCAGCGGCCAGGCGGGAGTTGCGAACGGTGCGCAATTCTAGCGCAGGGCCGCGATGCTCCGGCTGAACATTTTCCAGCCAGCCGTTGCGAACGCCCTGGCCATCGGCACTGGGCACGCTTGCCCGCAGCTTATCCACAGGCTGCTCCACAGCGATGGTGGAAAAAGTTCGGTGGCTTGGGAGGCGCGTGGAACTGTCGGACGGTGATTCTTGAGAACCACCGTTCCGACTCTCAGATCAGGCTGATTGCGATAATTCCGACAGCGTATGGAGATTGTGCCGATGTTGGCGTTTTTGTGAATCCATCAGCATGCCGGCCTCTTGCAACGCCGGTCCCACATTCGATGAAAGTTCGTGATTATCTTCGCTCTCTTGAGGCCCACCTGTGGGTGGAGGGCAGCGACACCCGCGTGCGGGTCAGCGGCCTCGATATCGTCATCCGCAGCCTTCCCAGCGAGGACATCCGCTTGCTCCTCAACGAGGCGGTGGCTCATATGGTGGTGCGCCTGAACAAGAACCTGACAGGTTCGAAGCTGAAGTTCGAGCAACGGATTCTTGAGCTGCTGTCGCTGCAGATAGCGCTGCACAATCTATACGTGTTCACCAACTGGAGCCGACTTCTGCCGCGCTACCTGCAGTACGCGGGACCGCTGCGCGCGCAGGAACTGCTGCAGCACCATGTGCCCGAGCAGGTGATGCGCTTCTGCGAGAAACACTACGCCGCCGAGTGCCGGCAGCGCGCCGCAGCGCTTCTGGGTTACTCCGCCCATGAGCTGGCACGCTGGGAACAGCAGCGTCTGCCCTCGCGCATGTGCACCAACAATTCGCGCTACCGCGCCAGCTGAAACTCCGCCGCCACCCGCGCGGCGCTGTGGTGCAGGATGCCGTGGCGGCGGGCCAGCGCGTGGCGGTCCTTGTCGTAGCCGCCACCGATCACGCCCACCACCGGGATGTCGCTGGCCAGGCAGCGGCGGATGACATGCTCATCCCGCGCGGCCAGCCCGGCATCGGTCAGGTTCAGGTAGCCCAGCGCGTCGTCCTTGTGCACGTCCACGCCGGCGTCGTAGAGCACGATGTCCGGCTGGTACAGCGGCAGCAGGTAGTCCAGCGCTTCCTGCACCACCTTCAGGTATTCCGCATCGCCCAGGTGTAGTGGCAGGGGAATGTCCCAGTCGCTTTGCGCCTTGCGTGCGGGGAAGTTCTTCTCGCAGTGCAGTGACACCGTCACCGCGTCCGGCACGGTCTCCAGGATGCGCGCGGTGCCGTCGCCCTGGTGCACATCGCAGTCGAAGATCAGCACGCGGTTGGCCTTGCCGCTTTCCAGCAGGTAGAGGCTGATCACGGCAAGATCGTTGAAGATGCAGAAGCCCGAGGCGTGGTCATGGTGCGCGTGGTGGGTGCCGCCGGCGAGATGGCAGGCCAAGCCATGCTTCAGCGCCAGATCCGCGCTGAGCACCGATCCGCCCACGGCGCGCACGGTGCGCCGAGCCAACGCTTCGCTCCAGGGCAGGCCGAGGCGGCGCAGCTCCTCGCGGCTCATCTCGCCGCTGCAATAGCGCTCGATGTAGGCGCGATCGTGGGCCAGGGCGAGGATATCCACAGGGCAGAGTTCCGGGCGCAACAGTTCGGCGTCGCTCACCAGCCCGCCGTCCACCAGGTGGTCGCGCAGCAGGCGGAACTTCTCCATGGGGAAGCGGTGGTTGTCCGGGAAAGGCGGACTGTAATCGTCGTGGTAGACCAGGGGCAGCGGCATGGCGTCAGGGTACGCTGAGGTTGAGCACCTACGAAAGGGCCGGCATTGCGCCGGCCCTTTTTTGCATCAGCCCTCGTTGGAGACCGCTGCGTTGCGCTGGGCGCTGCGGCTGGTAGCCACCGAGACCGACCACAGCACGAAGCCGCCGATGGCCAGCAGGCTGCCGACCCAGCCCGGCGAGGTCCAGCCGTAGCCGGCCGCCAGGGCCAGGCCGCCGAGGTACGGGCCCAGCGCGTTGGCGAAGTTGAACGCCGAATGGTTCAGCGCCGCGGCCAGGCCCTGGGCGTCTTCGGCGACGTCCATCAGGCGGGTCTGCAGCACGGTGCCCAGGGCGCCGCCGAAGCCGACGAAGAACACGCAGATCGAGATGGTCCAGATGTTCCCCGCCGTGAACGGGAAGATCGCCAGCACCACCGCACTCCACACCAGCAGGCCGCCGGCGGTGGGCATCACGGCGCGGTCGGCGAGCACCGGGATGAACAGGTTGCCCAGGGTCATGCCGATGCCGAACACCGCCATCACCAGTGGCACGATGCTCGGTGAGACGTGGGTGACGGCGCCGAGGATGTCGGCCAGGTAGGTGTAGACGGCGAACAGGCCGCCGAAGCCGATGGCGCCAATGCCCAGGGTCAGCCAGACCTGGCCGCGCTTGAGCGCGCCCAGCTCGCGCAGCGGGCTGGAATCCGGCTCGGCCGGCGAGTAGGGCGCCAGCAGGCGCACGCAGATCATGGTCAGCACGCCCAGCGCGGCGACCAGGGCGAAGCTCCAGCGCCAGCCCACGGCCTGGCTCAGCCAATTGGCCAGCGGCACGCCGATGATGGTGGCGACGGTGAGGCCGAGAAACATCCGCCCGACCGCCACGGTGCGCCGGTGCGGCGGCACGATGGAGGCGGCGACCAGCGCAGCGATGCCGAAGTAGGCGCCGTGGGGCAGGCCGCTGATGAAGCGGAACAGCAGCATCCAGTGGTAGGTCGGCGCCAGGGCGCTGAGGCCGTTGCCGACGGCGAACAGCGCCATCAGCAGTACCAGCAGGGTACGACGCGGCAGGCGCGCGCCGAGCACCGCCAGCAGCGGCGCGCCGACCACCACGCCCAGGGCGTAGGCGCTGATCACGTGGCCGGCGGTGGGAGCATCGATGCCCAGCGCCGGGGCGAAGTAGGGCAGAAGGCTCATGGTGGCGAATTCGGTGGTGCCGATGGCGAAGCCGCCGACAGCAAGGGCGAAAAGCACCAGGGCCGTACTGCGTTGCAGTCCGGTGGTGGAGGTCGTCATTGGGTTTCCTTGGTCTTTTTGAGGTGCGCCCGGGCGGCGCGGCTGTCTGCGTAAGCACGGTCAAGGCAGTGACCGACAGCGAAGGTAGGAGAAAAATACCAGATGATGGCGCTCGATGCTGAATCGATTGCGCCTGGTCTGACGGATTGCCGCCTACAGGTCCGTGGACGGGTATCATGGTCACCTTTGCCGACGCGTGATGCCGACCATGGATATCCCGAGCCTGACTACCGAGCGCCTGCTGCTGCGCCCCTGGCGCACCGAGGACCTCGCGCCCTTCGCCGCGTTGAACGCCGACGCACAGGTGATGCGCCACTTCCCCGCCTGCATGAGCCGCGAGGAGAGCGACCTGCTGGCCGCGCGCATCCTCCAGCATTTCGACGAGCATGGCTTCGGCCAGTGGATAGTCGAGCGCCGCGAGGATGGCGCGTTCATCGGCGTGCTCGGGCTGGCGCGGGTGTCCTTCGAGGCGGCCTTCACCCCGGCGGTGGAGATCGGCTGGCGTTTCAACGTCGCCTATTGGCGCCAGGGCTATGCCTTGGAAGCGGCCCGCGCCGCGCTGGATTTCGCTTTCAAGCAGTTGCAGCTGGAGGAAGTGGTGGCCTTCACCGTGCCGGCCAATCTGCCGTCCCAGGGCTTGATGCAGCGCCTGGGGATGATTCGCGATGAAGCCGGCGACTTCGAACACCCGCGCCTGCCGGAAGGCCACGCCTTGCGCCCCCATGTGCTGTACCGGATTCGCCGCCCATGAAATCCGAAGACGGCGTCCGCGCCTACCACGAACTGAGCAGCCATCGCCCGGAGCGCTTCGCCCCCGGCCCGGGCCAGCTCGACTGGGCGACCCAGCCGGCCGCCTTCCGCCGCTATGCGGGGGCGCGCTGCATCGAGCTGCTGCACCGGCCGCAGGAAGAATCGCCAGGGTATGACGGTGTCTTCGCCGGCCCCATCGGCCAACCGGCGCCGCTGAACCTCGCCAACGTCTCACAGCTGCTTTACGACAGCCTGGCGATCTCGGCGTGGAAGGAAGCCGGTGGCAATCGCTGGGCGCTACGGGTCAACCCCTCCAGCGGCAACCTGCACCCGACGGAAGCCTATTTGCTGCTGCCTGCCGGAGCTGTGGATAACGCTGCGTTGCTGGCGCATTACAGCGCCGATGAACATGTGCTGGAGGTGCGCGCCGAACTGCCCGCGCCGCTGGCCAGCCAACTGAACGATGCCTTGCCTGTTGGCGGCTTCCTGCTGGCGCTGGCCAGCATTCCCTGGCGCGAGGCCTGGAAGTACGGCGAGCGCGCCTATCGCTACTGCAATCACGACCTCGGCCACGCGCTGGCCTGCCTAGGCATCGCTGCGGCGATCCAGGGCTGGGAAGTGCGCTTGCTGCGTGGCATTGCCGAATCACGGCTGGATGCGCTGATCGGTCTCGACCGTGAAGGCTTCAGCGAGCATGAGTTCGCCGACGCACTGCTATGGATCGGCCCGGCGCAGCCGGCCGAATTCCCATTGCCCGACACACTGCTCAAGGGCCTTGCCGAGTTGCCGTTGGACGGCACGCCCAATCGTCTGTCCCGCGACTATCGCCACTGGCCGGAGCTGGAGCGTGCGCACCAGCTGTGCCGCGCGCCCTCGTTGCCCGCCGGCCAATGGAGCGCCGCGAACGCCGATCCAGCTGTGGATAACCCAGGCCTGCCACTGCGCCCGATCCTCCACCGTCGGCGCAGCGCACAGTCCATGGACGGCCGCAGCGGCATTCACGCCGAACTGCTGTATGCCTGGCTGCGCCGCCTGATGCCCGAGCGCTCGCCCGTGCCGTTCGCCTGCACCGGCGAGCCGGCGCGTGTCGACCTGCTGCTGTTCGTCCACCGCGTCCAGGGCCTGGAGCCGGGCCTGTATTGGCTGGGCCGCAGTGGCCGCGAGGCGGGCGGGTTGCGCGAGGACTACCTGTGGCAGCCGGTGGCGGAGAGCGGTGTGCCGCTCTACCGCCTGTTGTCCGGCGATGCGCGTGGGCTGTCGGCGTTCCTGTCCTGTGGGCAGGACATCGCCAGCGACGGTTGCGTCGCCTTCGCCATGCTCGCCGACCTCGACGCCGCGCTGGCACAGGGCGCCTGGACTTATCCGCGCCTGTACTGGGAAGCCGGTCAGATCGGCCAGTTGCTCTACCTGGAAGCCGAAGCGGCGGGCCTGTCGGGCACCGGCATCGGCTGCTATTTCGATCCGGCGCTGGACGAATTGCTCGGCGGTGGTCCGGACTGCCCGGTCAGCCTCTATCATTTCACCATTGGCCGCGCGGTCTGGGATGAACGGCTCTCCAGCCTTCCCGCCTATCCGTCGCCACGCCGACTCCCACTTCAGCAAGTCCGCAATTGAGGAAACAACGCGCATGACCCAGATCCTGGACAACCTGGTGGCTCTGCTGAGCCTGGAACAGATCGAAGAGAACCTGTTCCGCGGCACGAGCCAGGACCTCGGGTTCCGCCAGCTCTACGGCGGGCAGGTACTCGGCCAGGCGCTGTCGGCGGCCAGCCAGACCGTCGACCCGGAGCGCCACGTGCACTCGATGCACGGCTACTTCCTGCGCCCGGGCGATGCCAGCAAGCCGGTCGTCTACCAGGTCGACCGCGTGCGCGACGGCGGCACCTTCAGCACCCGCCGCGTCACCGCGATCCAGAAGGGCCAGCCGATCTTCGCCCTGAGCACCTCGTTCCAGACCGACGAGGAAGGCTTCGAGCACCAGATCACCATGCCCGACGTGGTCGGCCCGGAGAACCTGCCGACCGATCAGGAACTCAAGAAGCGCAGTGCCGCGCAGTTCCCCGAGCGCATCCGCGACAAGCTGCTCTATCCCAAGCCCATCGAAATCCGCCCGGTGACCGAGAACGACCCGTACGACCCGGAGGTCGGCGAGCCGATCAAGTACCTCTGGCTGCGCGCCGACGGCAAGCTGCCGGACGTGCCGGCGCTGCACAAGTACATCCTCGCCTATGCCTCGGACTTCGGTTTCCTCACCACCTCCCTGCTGCCCCACGGCCGCTCGGTGTGGCAGAAGGACATGCAGGTCGCCACCATCGACCATTCCGTGTGGTTCCACCGCGACCTGCGCGCGGACGAGTGGCTGCTCTACGCCATCGATAGCCCCTGGGCCGGCAATGGCCGTGGCTTCGTGCGCGGCAGCATCTTCAATCGTGACGGCCAGCTGGTCGCTTCCTCGACCCAGGAAGGCCTGATCCGCCGCCGCGAGGACTGGGCATGAGGCTTGGGGATATCCGTCATTGGGTGTTCGACATGGACGGCACCCTGACCCTGGCGGTACACGACTTCCCGGCGATCAAGCGCGCGCTGGGGATTCCCCAGGAGCACGACATCCTCACCCACCTGGCCGCGCTGCCGGAGGATGAGGCGGCGGCCAAGCATGCCTGGCTGCTGGAGCACGAGCGCGAGCTGGCGGTGGCTTCCAGGGCCGCGCCGGGCGCGGTGGAGCTGGTGCGTGCGCTGCATGGTGCGGGCTATCGCCTGGGCATCCTCACGCGCAACGCCCATGAGCTGGCGCTGATCACGCTGGCTGCGATTGGCATTGGTGATTGCTTCCTGACTGAAGATGTTCTCGGCCGTGGCGAGGCCGATCCCAAGCCAAGCCCGGACGGCCTGCTGCGCCTGGCGGCGCGCTGGGACGTAGCGCCACAGAAGATGCTGATGGTCGGCGACTACCGCTTCGACCTCAACTGCGCGCGTGCGGCCGGGGCGCACAGTGCGCTGGTGAATCTTGCTGAGAATCCCTGGCCCGAGCTGACCGACTGGCACGCGCAGGATTGCGCGGAGCTGGGGCGGATGGCGGGGGTTCTGGTTTAAGCACGCTGCTGTGCGGGTTCGCGAGCAAGGGCTAGGCGCCCCCCTCGGTCCTACAAGGGGCGGAGTGCTCTGATCGACCCGAGCACGCCGGGTAGCTCTTCGTAGAGCGAGCTTGCTCGCGAACAGCTGCGCTGCATATCGCCCTACGCGTAGGAGCGGACTTCGTCCGCGATTGGTGTCCGGCCACGTCAGGTCATCGCGGGTGAATCCGCTCCTGCGGGTTGGCATCGGCGCGCTGGATTTCCCCTCACCCCAGCCCTCTCCCTCAGGGAGAGGGGGCCGTTTGGCATTTGTGGGAGCTTGTGGCGTCAGCCGGCGAGCGCTGAGGCCTTACCCTTCTCCGACAGTCTCCTCTCCCTCAGGGAGAGGGAGCCGTTTGGCATTTTGGGGAGCTTGGGGAGTCAGCCGGCGAGCGCTGAGGCTCTACCCTGCTCGGACAGTCCCCTCTCCCTCAGGAGCGGGGCGCGTAGCCAGGGTCAGGGTAAGGGCCGCCAGGCTGCTTCTCTTACAGCTCCGGCGTCCAGGTCACCGCCAGCAGCGCGGTGCGGCCCGGTTCGCGGTAGGGGCGGGCTTCGCCCATGAAGTCCATCGGGCTGGTTGGGCGTAGGTAGTCGCCCAGGGTGTAGTCGCGGTCCAGGGCGTTATCCAGCTTCAGGTCGAAGCGAATCTCATTGCTGGCCAGCCAACTGGTGCGCAGGTCGAGCACGCCGTAGCCGGAGAGTTCGCGGGTGTTGGCCGCGTCGTCGTAGCGCTGGCTGACCGCAC includes these proteins:
- a CDS encoding TIGR03862 family flavoprotein — translated: MTHNSALASRTAIVIGGGPAGLMAAEVMAGAGVRVELFDAMPSVGRKFLLAGVGGMNITHSEAREPFLSRYGQRAQTLAPLIDAFDNEALCQWIHGLGIETFVGTSGRVFPRDMKAAPLLRAWLKRLRDTGVVIHTRHRWLGWAADGALLIDGPDGQRVVNADTTVLALGGGSWQRLGSDGAWVPLLRERAVDIAPLRPANCGFEVEGWSEFFRDKFAGAPVKPVALSLADSTPRQGEFVVTAGGIEGSLVYALSAGIREQIEQTGSATVYLDLLPNRSLEQVAKAVAQPRGSKSMANHLRGRLGLDGVRAGLLRELSTAADYANPQRLAQLIKALPLTAVRARPLDEAISSAGGVTFEALDEHLMLKALPGVFCAGEMLDWEAPTGGYLLTACFASGRAAGAGALKWLETQG
- a CDS encoding histone deacetylase — encoded protein: MPLPLVYHDDYSPPFPDNHRFPMEKFRLLRDHLVDGGLVSDAELLRPELCPVDILALAHDRAYIERYCSGEMSREELRRLGLPWSEALARRTVRAVGGSVLSADLALKHGLACHLAGGTHHAHHDHASGFCIFNDLAVISLYLLESGKANRVLIFDCDVHQGDGTARILETVPDAVTVSLHCEKNFPARKAQSDWDIPLPLHLGDAEYLKVVQEALDYLLPLYQPDIVLYDAGVDVHKDDALGYLNLTDAGLAARDEHVIRRCLASDIPVVGVIGGGYDKDRHALARRHGILHHSAARVAAEFQLAR
- a CDS encoding MFS transporter — encoded protein: MTTSTTGLQRSTALVLFALAVGGFAIGTTEFATMSLLPYFAPALGIDAPTAGHVISAYALGVVVGAPLLAVLGARLPRRTLLVLLMALFAVGNGLSALAPTYHWMLLFRFISGLPHGAYFGIAALVAASIVPPHRRTVAVGRMFLGLTVATIIGVPLANWLSQAVGWRWSFALVAALGVLTMICVRLLAPYSPAEPDSSPLRELGALKRGQVWLTLGIGAIGFGGLFAVYTYLADILGAVTHVSPSIVPLVMAVFGIGMTLGNLFIPVLADRAVMPTAGGLLVWSAVVLAIFPFTAGNIWTISICVFFVGFGGALGTVLQTRLMDVAEDAQGLAAALNHSAFNFANALGPYLGGLALAAGYGWTSPGWVGSLLAIGGFVLWSVSVATSRSAQRNAAVSNEG
- a CDS encoding GNAT family N-acetyltransferase, with amino-acid sequence MDIPSLTTERLLLRPWRTEDLAPFAALNADAQVMRHFPACMSREESDLLAARILQHFDEHGFGQWIVERREDGAFIGVLGLARVSFEAAFTPAVEIGWRFNVAYWRQGYALEAARAALDFAFKQLQLEEVVAFTVPANLPSQGLMQRLGMIRDEAGDFEHPRLPEGHALRPHVLYRIRRP
- a CDS encoding SagB/ThcOx family dehydrogenase; its protein translation is MKSEDGVRAYHELSSHRPERFAPGPGQLDWATQPAAFRRYAGARCIELLHRPQEESPGYDGVFAGPIGQPAPLNLANVSQLLYDSLAISAWKEAGGNRWALRVNPSSGNLHPTEAYLLLPAGAVDNAALLAHYSADEHVLEVRAELPAPLASQLNDALPVGGFLLALASIPWREAWKYGERAYRYCNHDLGHALACLGIAAAIQGWEVRLLRGIAESRLDALIGLDREGFSEHEFADALLWIGPAQPAEFPLPDTLLKGLAELPLDGTPNRLSRDYRHWPELERAHQLCRAPSLPAGQWSAANADPAVDNPGLPLRPILHRRRSAQSMDGRSGIHAELLYAWLRRLMPERSPVPFACTGEPARVDLLLFVHRVQGLEPGLYWLGRSGREAGGLREDYLWQPVAESGVPLYRLLSGDARGLSAFLSCGQDIASDGCVAFAMLADLDAALAQGAWTYPRLYWEAGQIGQLLYLEAEAAGLSGTGIGCYFDPALDELLGGGPDCPVSLYHFTIGRAVWDERLSSLPAYPSPRRLPLQQVRN
- the tesB gene encoding acyl-CoA thioesterase II, producing the protein MTQILDNLVALLSLEQIEENLFRGTSQDLGFRQLYGGQVLGQALSAASQTVDPERHVHSMHGYFLRPGDASKPVVYQVDRVRDGGTFSTRRVTAIQKGQPIFALSTSFQTDEEGFEHQITMPDVVGPENLPTDQELKKRSAAQFPERIRDKLLYPKPIEIRPVTENDPYDPEVGEPIKYLWLRADGKLPDVPALHKYILAYASDFGFLTTSLLPHGRSVWQKDMQVATIDHSVWFHRDLRADEWLLYAIDSPWAGNGRGFVRGSIFNRDGQLVASSTQEGLIRRREDWA
- a CDS encoding HAD family hydrolase; translation: MRLGDIRHWVFDMDGTLTLAVHDFPAIKRALGIPQEHDILTHLAALPEDEAAAKHAWLLEHERELAVASRAAPGAVELVRALHGAGYRLGILTRNAHELALITLAAIGIGDCFLTEDVLGRGEADPKPSPDGLLRLAARWDVAPQKMLMVGDYRFDLNCARAAGAHSALVNLAENPWPELTDWHAQDCAELGRMAGVLV